One genomic region from Nostoc sphaeroides encodes:
- a CDS encoding MFS transporter encodes MFPTEPAAVNNGFGALLKNRGFMLLWIGQLMSQLADKVFFVLLIALLENYSPLPGLAQNSMYSTLMLSFTIPAILFGSAGGIFVDRLPKKLIMVGSDIVRGLLTLCLPLLPREFLILLILTFAISSVTQFFAPAEQAAIPLLVKRENLLAANALFSSTMMGALIVGFAIGEPILSLAKSLMGEQYGQEIVVGGLYILSAAIMQPIKFKEPKLSKEHQASNHVWTEFTESLRYLKKNPLILNAMLQLTTLYCVFAALTVLTIQLAEEFGLKEKQFGFFLAAAGVGMVFGAAILGHWGDKLHHKPLPLIGFLIIALVLGVFTFTHNLLLALGLCAFLGVGASLIGVPMQTLIQQQTPSTMLGKVFGFQNHAVNIALALPLAITGPLTDALGLRTVLVAMSIVVVVVGVWAWQNTRKVLQDVI; translated from the coding sequence ATGTTTCCAACTGAACCAGCTGCTGTTAATAACGGGTTTGGCGCACTGCTAAAAAACCGTGGTTTTATGCTCCTGTGGATTGGGCAACTGATGTCACAGTTAGCAGATAAGGTCTTCTTCGTTTTGCTGATTGCTCTGCTGGAGAACTACTCACCGCTTCCTGGGTTGGCACAAAACTCGATGTACTCAACCTTGATGCTGTCGTTTACAATACCAGCAATTTTGTTCGGCTCTGCCGGTGGTATCTTTGTTGACCGCTTGCCAAAAAAGCTGATTATGGTTGGCTCAGACATTGTGCGTGGACTGTTAACACTGTGTCTTCCCCTTTTGCCACGAGAGTTCCTGATTCTGTTAATCTTGACTTTTGCCATTTCCTCAGTGACGCAGTTTTTTGCACCAGCTGAACAAGCAGCCATTCCCTTGTTGGTGAAGCGAGAAAATTTGTTGGCAGCCAATGCGCTGTTTAGCAGCACGATGATGGGAGCTTTAATTGTTGGCTTTGCAATAGGAGAGCCAATTTTGAGTTTGGCGAAAAGCTTGATGGGAGAACAATACGGTCAAGAGATTGTAGTTGGTGGATTATACATATTATCGGCTGCGATCATGCAGCCAATTAAGTTTAAAGAACCCAAACTCTCAAAAGAGCATCAGGCATCAAATCACGTTTGGACTGAATTCACCGAAAGCCTGCGCTATCTCAAGAAAAACCCTTTGATCTTGAACGCAATGCTGCAACTAACAACTTTATATTGTGTGTTTGCAGCCTTAACGGTGCTGACAATTCAATTAGCTGAAGAGTTTGGTTTAAAAGAAAAACAGTTTGGCTTTTTCTTGGCAGCAGCAGGCGTGGGTATGGTATTTGGTGCGGCGATTTTAGGTCACTGGGGTGATAAATTGCATCACAAGCCCCTACCTTTAATTGGATTTTTGATAATTGCACTAGTTTTAGGGGTGTTCACTTTTACGCACAACTTATTACTGGCGCTAGGACTCTGTGCATTTTTGGGTGTAGGTGCTTCCCTAATTGGCGTACCCATGCAAACTTTAATTCAACAGCAAACGCCATCTACCATGCTCGGTAAAGTATTTGGCTTTCAAAATCATGCCGTTAACATCGCTCTGGCGCTACCTCTGGCCATTACTGGGCCATTAACTGATGCTCTGGGGTTGCGAACTGTGCTGGTAGCAATGAGTATTGTTGTCGTAGTTGTCGGTGTTTGGGCTTGGCAAAATACCCGCAAAGTCTTGCAAGACGTTATTTAA